Proteins encoded together in one Lysinibacillus sp. FSL K6-0232 window:
- a CDS encoding M20 metallopeptidase family protein gives MEITNLQHLTEQAIKDRRYLHQYPELSGQEYETSRFIRKRLEQLAIEILDYNSPSVVAMINGTKGTKTIALRADIDALPIVEEGDKPYSSKKPGIAHMCGHDGHTAILLAVAEWITLNKEKIEPNIMLIFQSAEEITPSGADALIQQGVLENVDTIFGIHLWQGLEKGKIGLAHGPMMASVDDFNIVIQGSGGHGSMPHETIDPIYIASHLMQAFQGIISRNINPIEAGVITVGNMQAGTTYNIIPDTAKLSGTIRALTPETVKTIQTKMVSLTEGICQTFGAQGKIEFILGTPPLINDSHQSHMVASIVAEKFGADVFELVPPVMGGEDFSYYLQHRPGAFIFVGMGGEKSQYPHHHPKFDIDEDVFPDAIRLFIEMIMHHHS, from the coding sequence ATGGAGATTACTAATTTACAACATTTAACAGAACAAGCGATAAAGGATAGACGCTATTTGCATCAGTATCCAGAGCTTTCTGGCCAAGAGTATGAAACAAGTCGATTTATTCGAAAAAGATTAGAGCAGCTTGCTATCGAAATTTTAGACTATAATTCTCCTAGTGTTGTAGCAATGATTAATGGTACAAAAGGAACAAAGACCATTGCTTTAAGAGCAGATATTGATGCATTGCCAATCGTAGAAGAGGGTGATAAACCTTATAGCTCTAAGAAGCCAGGTATTGCTCATATGTGTGGTCATGATGGGCATACAGCGATTTTATTGGCAGTGGCAGAGTGGATTACATTAAACAAGGAAAAAATTGAGCCAAATATTATGCTGATTTTCCAATCGGCTGAGGAAATTACACCAAGTGGGGCTGATGCTTTAATTCAACAAGGTGTGCTAGAGAATGTTGATACTATTTTTGGTATCCATTTATGGCAGGGGCTAGAAAAAGGAAAAATAGGCTTAGCACATGGTCCCATGATGGCATCTGTTGATGATTTTAATATTGTTATTCAAGGGTCTGGTGGGCATGGGTCAATGCCACATGAAACCATTGACCCTATTTATATTGCAAGTCATTTAATGCAAGCTTTTCAAGGCATTATTAGCCGAAACATCAATCCAATTGAGGCAGGTGTTATTACAGTAGGCAATATGCAAGCAGGTACAACGTATAATATTATTCCAGATACAGCAAAGCTAAGTGGAACAATTAGAGCATTGACCCCCGAAACTGTCAAAACGATTCAAACAAAAATGGTGAGCTTAACAGAGGGTATTTGTCAGACATTTGGTGCACAGGGGAAAATTGAATTTATTTTAGGTACACCGCCGCTTATCAATGATTCACACCAATCACATATGGTAGCATCAATTGTAGCTGAAAAGTTTGGTGCAGATGTATTTGAACTAGTGCCTCCTGTGATGGGCGGTGAGGATTTTTCTTATTATTTACAGCATCGACCTGGTGCTTTTATTTTTGTTGGGATGGGTGGCGAGAAAAGCCAGTATCCACATCATCATCCAAAATTTGATATAGATGAGGATGTATTCCCTGATGCGATTCGACTCTTTATTGAAATGATTATGCATCATCATTCTTAG